In Kitasatospora sp. NBC_00240, the following are encoded in one genomic region:
- a CDS encoding RNA polymerase sigma factor — MARADRPALMTGPDAEGPPSRQTARRAVEAVWRIESARIVAALTRYTGDFALAEDIAQEALAEALVSWSREGAPTNPVGWLLATARRRAIDSFRRRSALDERYAVLSGQLAEGEASSGAQAPPERADDLLWDPDKLDDDVLALMFIACHPVLSPEARVALTLRAVAGLASEEIARAFLVPVPTVQARITRAKKTIAAAGVPFELPPAEERRRRVGGVLSVLYVIFTEGSTATAGDNLLRPDLAYEAIRLTRTLAALLPDEPEVSGLLALCELTAARFPARTGPDGEPVLLEDQDRRRWDRSAIRRGLAAIGRAAAVGRGLGPYGLQAAIGACHATAPSVAETDWERIVLLYEALGQVAPSAVVELNRAVAVAMATGPRQGLAIVDELVATDRLAGSHLLPSVRGELLRRLGRTREARAELELAARLCRNTRERSVLLRKAATLE; from the coding sequence GTGGCGCGAGCGGACCGGCCAGCTCTGATGACCGGTCCGGACGCCGAAGGCCCGCCGAGCCGGCAGACGGCTCGGCGGGCCGTGGAGGCCGTATGGCGGATCGAGTCCGCCCGGATCGTCGCGGCGCTGACCCGCTACACCGGGGACTTCGCGCTCGCCGAGGACATCGCCCAGGAGGCGCTGGCCGAGGCGCTCGTCAGCTGGTCGCGCGAGGGCGCGCCGACGAACCCGGTCGGCTGGCTGCTCGCCACCGCGCGGCGGCGGGCGATCGACAGCTTCCGGCGCCGATCGGCCCTCGACGAGCGGTACGCCGTGCTCTCCGGTCAACTCGCCGAGGGAGAGGCCAGTTCGGGCGCGCAGGCCCCGCCGGAGCGGGCCGACGACCTGCTGTGGGACCCCGACAAGCTGGACGACGACGTCCTCGCACTGATGTTCATCGCCTGCCACCCCGTGCTCTCGCCCGAGGCGCGAGTGGCGCTGACGCTGCGCGCGGTCGCCGGACTGGCCAGCGAGGAGATCGCCCGCGCCTTCCTGGTCCCGGTGCCGACCGTCCAGGCCCGGATCACCCGAGCTAAGAAGACGATCGCCGCGGCGGGCGTCCCCTTCGAGCTGCCGCCGGCCGAGGAGCGCCGCAGGCGCGTCGGCGGGGTGCTGAGCGTGCTCTACGTGATCTTCACCGAGGGCTCGACGGCGACCGCAGGCGACAACCTGCTGCGCCCCGACCTCGCCTACGAGGCGATCCGGCTCACCCGGACGCTGGCGGCCCTGCTCCCCGACGAACCGGAGGTGTCCGGGCTGCTGGCGCTGTGCGAGCTGACGGCCGCGCGCTTTCCCGCCCGCACCGGCCCCGACGGCGAGCCGGTGCTGCTGGAGGACCAGGACCGGCGCCGGTGGGACCGCTCGGCGATCCGCCGGGGCCTGGCCGCCATCGGCCGGGCCGCCGCCGTCGGACGGGGCCTTGGACCGTACGGGCTGCAGGCCGCGATCGGCGCCTGCCACGCGACGGCGCCCTCGGTGGCGGAGACCGACTGGGAGCGCATCGTGCTGCTCTACGAAGCGCTGGGCCAGGTGGCCCCCTCCGCGGTCGTCGAGCTCAACCGGGCGGTTGCCGTCGCGATGGCGACCGGACCTCGACAAGGGCTCGCCATCGTCGACGAACTGGTCGCCACCGACCGCCTGGCGGGATCGCACCTGCTCCCCAGCGTGCGCGGCGAACTGCTGCGCCGGCTCGGCCGGACCCGCGAGGCCCGGGCCGAGCTCGAACTCGCCGCCCGCCTGTGCCGCAACACCCGCGAACGGTCGGTGCTGCTGCGCAAGGCAGCCACGCTGGAGTGA
- a CDS encoding YciI family protein → MAKYMLIMRGTDESMAKMMETPFEEMLETVGRFNEELIRAGVLVAAEGLDDPGQGVVVDFGGETPVVTDGPYGETKELFGGFYLIDVASKEEAVEWAKRLPAIAGSKCEIRRVPGIDEFPQDNEWIAKERVWRERTGQL, encoded by the coding sequence ATGGCGAAGTACATGCTGATCATGCGTGGCACGGACGAGTCCATGGCGAAGATGATGGAGACGCCCTTCGAGGAGATGCTCGAGACCGTGGGCCGCTTCAACGAGGAGCTGATCCGGGCCGGCGTGCTGGTCGCCGCCGAGGGCCTGGACGACCCGGGCCAGGGTGTGGTGGTCGACTTCGGCGGCGAGACGCCGGTGGTCACCGACGGTCCCTACGGTGAGACGAAGGAGCTGTTCGGCGGCTTCTACCTGATCGACGTGGCCTCGAAGGAGGAGGCGGTCGAGTGGGCCAAGCGCCTCCCGGCGATCGCCGGCTCGAAGTGCGAGATCCGCCGGGTACCCGGCATCGACGAGTTCCCGCAGGACAACGAGTGGATCGCCAAGGAGCGCGTGTGGCGCGAGCGGACCGGCCAGCTCTGA